One segment of Plasmodium cynomolgi strain B DNA, scaffold: 0194, whole genome shotgun sequence DNA contains the following:
- a CDS encoding hypothetical protein (putative) yields MYEDFFTSPGKPAEFDNYCNVFDKGDKKNAEAKKLCSKLEKSKSTETYNYCRYLPYWLYDEIGGIEKDHKKKISSITFAESLINVGNTVRWKIKQNYCYNTIPYEKDINLDEMKNRKVSYIYFKNYDKIKSYISSKTKDKCKEYSVYLNNINSFYNLYKKECTNGFFGVYGPDYADCSSKYDPKTLITALEQCKGKGSSSGRSGGESSIFGWIFGGTTTRTSQDRNSAGVQPPTRDEGATNSAASGYRRDQVQATEGPGTNKGLVDTVTPQSRANLSDPKRDVPVSQLHNSKTGEHMPDGSNNIQSVASATLHTTSEAITYISNFLEKMYDALKSEYFRHSIVCASTIGVVVFLFFFSQ; encoded by the exons ATGTATGAAGATTTCTTTACAAGTCCTGGAAAACCAGCTGAATTTGATAATTATTGCAATGTATTTGACaaaggagataaaaagaaTGCTGAAGCTAAAAAACTTTGTAGTAAacta gaaaaaagtaaaagtacAGAAACCTATAACTATTGTCGTTACTTAccttattggttatatgatgAAATAGGAGGAATAGAAAAAGaccacaagaaaaaaattagcagtATAACTTTTGCTGAAAGTCTAATAAATGTAGGAAATACTGTTAGAtggaaaattaaacaaaattattgttaTAACACTATACCATATGAAAAGGATATTAATTtagatgaaatgaaaaataggaaagtatcttatatttattttaaaaactatgATAAGATTAAAAGTTATATTAGTTCAAAAACTAAAGATAAATGCAAAGAATATTCTGTATATCTTAACAAtattaattcattttataatCTGTACAAGAAGGAGTGTACAAATGGATTTTTTGGTGTTTATGGTCCTGATTATGCTGATTGTAGTTCTAAATACGACCCCAAGACTCTTATAACTGCATTAGAACAATGTAAAGGTAAAGGATCTAGTAGCGGTAGGAGTGGAGGAGAATCTTCTATATTTGGGTGGATATTTGGGGGTACGACAACTAGAACATCTCAAGATAGAAATTCTGCAGGTGTTCAACCACCGACACGGGATGAAGGTGCAACCAATTCTGCAGCATCAGGATACAGAAGAGATCAAGTTCAAGCAACTGAAGGACCCGGAACAAATAAAGGATTGGTAGATACAGTTACCCCTCAAAGTAGAGCAAACTTAAGTGATCCTAAAAGGGATGTACCAGTATCGCAACTTCATAATTCGAAAACGGGTGAGCACATGCCAGATGGAAGTAATAACATCCAATCTGTTGCTTCTGCCACTTTACACACAACATCTGAGGCCATCACATATATAtctaattttttggaaaaaatgtatgatgCATTGAAATCGGAGTATTTTCGTCACTCAATCGTTTGTGCTTCAACAATTGGAGTagttgttttccttttctttttttcacagtaa